One window of Leishmania infantum JPCM5 genome chromosome 8 genomic DNA carries:
- a CDS encoding amastin-like protein — MAYPVGIILYAILQFIAFLFVLVGTPIDMFRGTTKDLFNISLCITLWGSKFECNTIMYAMPTDDQWKFCPTRLQHFRIGQILSIISVFVYALAALLGFIMLCCCSLLRWLCLVFNIAGIVTLGITWGFMVVEYGRNESRFCPPLRKDYKFGVGFALFMVAWVLNLINIIFLMLPWQIGESGKGDEPDGQEEEESKKATEE; from the coding sequence ATGGCGTACCCGGTCGGTATTATTCTCTACGCGATCCTCCAGTTCATCGCGTTCCTCTTCGTGCTGGTCGGTACGCCGATCGACATGTTCCGTGGCACCACCAAGGACCTGTTCAACATATCACTGTGCATAACCCTGTGGGGTTCAAAGTTCGAGTGCAACACCATCATGTACGCCATGCCCACCGACGACCAGTGGAAGTTTTGCCCGACCCGCCTCCAGCATTTCCGCATAGGCCAGATTTTGTCCATCATCTCCGTCTTCGTGTACGCccttgcggcgctgctcggcttcattatgctgtgctgctgctctttgcTCCGCTGGCTCTGCCTGGTGTTCAACATCGCTGGCATCGTCACGTTGGGCATCACCTGGGGGTTCATGGTGGTGGAGTACGGTAGGAATGAGAGCAGGTTTTGCCCCCCTCTGCGGAAGGACTACAAGTTTGGGGTCGGCTTTGCTCTTTTCATGGTGGCCTGGGTCCTGAATCTCATCAACATTATCTTCCTGATGCTCCCGTGGCAAATCGGAGAGTCCGGTAAGGGTGACGAACCGGAtgggcaggaggaggaggagtccAAAAAAGCAACGGAGGAGTAG